One segment of Methylotuvimicrobium sp. KM2 DNA contains the following:
- a CDS encoding (4Fe-4S)-binding protein, which yields MKIQWDKQTCSHSGNCVKSLPEVFKVVDEQFVIELDKATDAEVVKVINQCPSGALNRVD from the coding sequence ATGAAAATACAATGGGATAAACAAACATGCTCTCATTCCGGCAACTGTGTCAAATCTCTGCCCGAGGTATTTAAAGTGGTAGACGAACAATTCGTGATCGAACTAGACAAAGCGACTGACGCTGAAGTCGTTAAAGTTATCAATCAATGTCCTTCCGGTGCGCTCAACCGCGTCGACTGA
- a CDS encoding DUF4242 domain-containing protein, with the protein MPKYIIEREIPNAGQLNAAELQQISQKSCCILNDMGPQIQWVESYVTDDKIYCIYIAPDKQSIKTHAERGEFPANSIAEVKTMINPTTAENNRG; encoded by the coding sequence ATGCCTAAATATATTATTGAACGAGAAATCCCTAATGCAGGCCAATTAAACGCCGCAGAACTGCAACAAATTTCACAAAAGTCCTGCTGTATTCTGAACGACATGGGGCCGCAAATTCAGTGGGTGGAAAGTTATGTGACAGACGACAAAATCTATTGCATTTACATTGCCCCCGATAAACAAAGCATTAAAACCCATGCGGAGCGTGGTGAGTTTCCGGCCAATTCGATTGCCGAAGTAAAAACCATGATTAACCCAACAACAGCTGAAAATAACAGAGGCTAA
- a CDS encoding rhodanese-like domain-containing protein, which translates to MSEEKTLMDFVKQAKSQIHEIEVLNVKSLLDEGYQVLDVREPAEFMSGTIEGALNIPRGILEAAADRQYAGRREELMDRDKKWLLLCASSGRSAMAAAVMQQMGFKNIRNINGGITAWKEAELAVKIPPQT; encoded by the coding sequence ATGAGCGAAGAAAAAACCTTAATGGATTTTGTTAAACAAGCAAAATCACAAATACACGAAATAGAGGTACTAAATGTTAAATCTCTATTGGATGAAGGTTATCAGGTATTGGATGTGCGCGAACCTGCCGAATTTATGTCAGGTACTATTGAGGGCGCGTTAAATATTCCGCGCGGCATACTGGAAGCGGCGGCAGACCGCCAATACGCAGGTCGTCGTGAAGAATTAATGGATCGCGATAAAAAATGGCTACTACTTTGTGCCAGTTCGGGGCGCTCTGCCATGGCGGCGGCTGTGATGCAACAAATGGGCTTTAAAAATATCAGGAATATTAATGGCGGTATTACAGCCTGGAAAGAGGCCGAATTAGCCGTGAAAATTCCACCACAAACTTAA
- a CDS encoding TetR family transcriptional regulator C-terminal domain-containing protein: protein MLIIINLKIFDGILGEAMRNKIKNRILYIPLISTEFTLRLTLVGKKLLTKYTTGRIFVPTMNSKLSKRTKLLDQGVYLLMNQGYHATGINEIVNAVQVPKGSFYSYFDSKEEFAAQAITHYMEPFIQLLTKHLQHSQVDPLSALKNYYAELIVAVEKNGYKGGCLLGNLMGEIGDTSERCNQALKSAVERYKVLQHKALLQAQKEGTVRTDRNAEIMANLLVNNWQGALLRMKIEQSVQPLQEFCDTLLNDYFVAKSNLD from the coding sequence GTGCTCATCATTATCAACCTCAAAATATTCGATGGCATCTTAGGCGAAGCCATGCGTAATAAGATAAAAAACAGAATTCTTTATATACCATTAATCAGTACTGAATTTACGCTGCGACTAACCCTTGTCGGAAAAAAATTATTGACAAAATATACGACCGGTCGTATATTTGTACCCACTATGAACAGCAAACTCTCCAAACGCACAAAATTACTAGATCAGGGTGTTTACCTGTTGATGAACCAGGGCTATCATGCAACCGGTATTAACGAAATTGTAAATGCCGTACAGGTGCCCAAGGGTTCATTTTATAGCTACTTTGATAGCAAAGAAGAATTTGCTGCTCAAGCCATTACTCATTATATGGAGCCATTTATACAGCTCTTAACGAAGCACCTACAACACTCACAGGTTGACCCGCTCTCTGCTTTAAAAAACTACTATGCGGAGCTTATTGTTGCAGTGGAAAAGAATGGATACAAAGGTGGATGCTTATTGGGTAACCTGATGGGTGAAATTGGCGATACCAGTGAACGGTGCAATCAGGCGCTAAAGTCTGCCGTTGAACGCTACAAAGTGCTGCAACATAAAGCATTACTGCAAGCACAAAAAGAAGGCACGGTACGTACTGATCGGAACGCTGAAATTATGGCTAACTTGTTGGTAAATAACTGGCAAGGCGCGTTGTTACGGATGAAAATTGAACAATCCGTGCAACCTTTGCAAGAGTTTTGCGATACCTTACTGAATGATTATTTTGTTGCCAAGTCCAATTTAGATTAG